Proteins encoded in a region of the Verrucomicrobiota bacterium genome:
- the rhaM gene encoding L-rhamnose mutarotase, with protein MIRKAFVMSLIPGQEEEYERRHRPIWPELEAVLKRKGVSNYSIFLHPETNQLFGYTEVQSEELWASIAETEICQKWWAYMKDLMLTNPDNSPVARELPEVFHID; from the coding sequence ATGATTAGAAAAGCCTTTGTCATGTCACTCATTCCCGGACAGGAAGAAGAGTATGAGCGCCGCCACAGACCGATTTGGCCGGAACTGGAAGCAGTGCTCAAACGTAAGGGTGTTTCGAATTATTCGATCTTTCTTCATCCTGAGACGAATCAACTTTTTGGCTACACCGAGGTCCAATCGGAAGAGCTGTGGGCCTCCATCGCGGAAACCGAGATTTGTCAAAAGTGGTGGGCTTATATGAAAGATCTCATGCTTACCAATCCGGACAACAGTCCCGTCGCTCGGGAACTACCGGAAGTCTTTCACATTGACTGA
- a CDS encoding SDR family NAD(P)-dependent oxidoreductase, which translates to MSSDWSNQVAVITGGASGIGFALAEKLQTEGVHLALLDMNPKGLENAKAKLDGKPLVVQMDVSDEASVTKAIDTVVEQLGRIDILMNSAGITGKTNIKAHEVTSEDFDLVYGVNLRGSFLICKAVIPHMLKTGYGRVCLMASISGKEGNAGMTAYSTTKAGVIGLTKVLGKDYAETGVTVNALAPAVIYTPIHDTIPQEQIDYMTSKIPMGRCGTLEEVANMAKFIVSPENSFTTGFTYDLSGGRATY; encoded by the coding sequence ATGAGTTCTGATTGGAGTAATCAAGTTGCCGTCATAACCGGTGGTGCATCCGGAATTGGATTCGCCCTGGCAGAGAAACTACAAACCGAAGGCGTTCATCTCGCTCTTTTGGACATGAATCCCAAAGGACTCGAGAACGCCAAAGCAAAGCTCGATGGCAAACCGCTGGTTGTTCAAATGGATGTGAGCGATGAGGCATCGGTCACAAAGGCAATTGATACGGTTGTAGAACAATTGGGACGAATCGACATTCTAATGAACAGTGCCGGCATAACGGGCAAAACGAATATCAAAGCGCACGAAGTTACGTCGGAAGACTTTGACCTGGTCTACGGTGTGAATTTGCGAGGCTCATTTCTTATCTGCAAGGCAGTCATTCCTCACATGCTCAAAACCGGATACGGTCGCGTTTGTTTGATGGCCTCCATTTCCGGGAAAGAAGGCAACGCTGGAATGACCGCCTACTCGACCACCAAAGCCGGAGTCATCGGACTTACCAAAGTTTTAGGAAAAGATTACGCGGAAACGGGCGTAACCGTGAACGCATTGGCACCCGCGGTTATTTACACCCCCATCCACGACACTATTCCACAGGAACAGATCGATTACATGACCTCCAAGATTCCCATGGGGCGATGCGGAACCCTGGAAGAAGTCGCCAACATGGCAAAATTTATCGTTTCACCTGAAAACAGTTTCACAACCGGCTTCACCTACGACTTATCTGGCGGCCGAGCTACCTACTAA
- a CDS encoding fumarylacetoacetate hydrolase family protein, producing the protein MKIIRYLDSQGVEHYAADQNGQNKRIEGDIFGSHSVTNEVADVAKLLAPIAPEVILCIGLNYKHHAEESGMPIPERPVLFVKSASATQNPGDPIEIPTQLASHKVDYECELAVVIGKTCKNATEENALDYVLGYTCCNDVSARDWQIEWGGSQWCRGKTFDTFAPLGPCLVTGDEIGDPNELSIKTTLNGEVVQDWNTNDMIFSIPQIIKFLSGSTTLLPGTVIITGTPHGVGMARKPPLWLKAGDEVTIEIEKIGALTNPVVDEG; encoded by the coding sequence ATGAAAATTATTCGATACCTAGATTCACAGGGCGTAGAGCATTACGCAGCCGACCAGAACGGACAAAACAAACGCATTGAAGGCGACATATTTGGTTCGCATTCAGTAACCAACGAAGTGGCCGATGTCGCCAAGCTCCTGGCACCCATCGCTCCCGAGGTCATCTTATGCATTGGGTTGAACTACAAACACCATGCCGAAGAAAGCGGAATGCCGATTCCAGAACGTCCTGTCCTGTTTGTAAAGAGCGCCAGTGCTACACAAAACCCGGGGGACCCGATTGAAATCCCAACCCAGCTCGCGAGCCACAAGGTGGACTACGAATGCGAACTGGCCGTCGTTATCGGCAAGACTTGCAAAAACGCTACGGAAGAAAACGCGTTGGATTATGTGTTGGGCTATACCTGCTGTAACGATGTAAGCGCCCGCGACTGGCAGATCGAATGGGGAGGCAGCCAATGGTGCCGAGGAAAAACATTTGATACCTTCGCTCCGCTAGGACCTTGTTTGGTGACAGGTGACGAGATCGGAGATCCGAATGAATTGAGCATTAAAACCACACTCAATGGTGAAGTCGTGCAGGATTGGAATACCAATGATATGATTTTCTCTATTCCTCAGATTATAAAATTCCTAAGCGGTAGCACCACACTGCTCCCGGGAACTGTCATCATCACTGGAACCCCCCATGGTGTGGGTATGGCTAGAAAGCCACCTCTCTGGCTAAAAGCCGGCGATGAAGTTACCATCGAGATTGAAAAGATCGGAGCGTTAACGAACCCGGTTGTGGACGAAGGTTGA
- a CDS encoding efflux RND transporter permease subunit, with protein MHGIIAWFARNGVAANLLMVAIVAGGIWSGTNKIILQQYPEFPMRFITVTVLYPGSTPGEIEQSILTRLEENLYDIEGIKEMQATANSSVGTVMLEIEDGYNLSEKLDEVTNRVSTIRTFPPEAERPQISLASRSERVITIVLAGDLSEKEVKTLGEQLRDEVSNIPGISLTSLKAVRPYEIAIEVSEATLLQYGLTFDQIIRAIRTSSVDLSAGSVKTETGRILLRTNEQAYNREDFASITLLTREDGTRLKLGDIAEVRDDFDETPIVAHFNGGRAIAIDVFRTGSQNIIEIGENVKEWIVTKQVQLPEGIHLSYWDDDTERIKVRLSTLRNSAIMGYVLVLIILSMFLRPSLAFWVAMGIPIAFGGAFLVMPFLGLSINIVTLMAFITTLGIVVDDAIVTGENVFQRMQRGENPLTASIKGTQEVAVPVIFGVITTMVSFYPLMMMSGFMGSFFSNIPMVVIPVLFFSLIESKLILPAHLKHCTHLADREQKLNIFSRFQRFFSNGLERFILKSYKPMLNWALKNRYVSVSLFVGFLLIFVALVLGERIGFRTFPNIPSDTTTITLQMPAGTSFEKTLEKVGMIEDVALKLKDEVNERFGETVVLNVFATAGGQPFGRGRGGSGGPVAGIAEMGELLIELTPSETRDSAYSGRELVADLRQLVPPIPEAEQLNFSFSRFDSGAAVGIELIHPNIDMLKTASAELQRKLASYDGFYDIEDSYERASEEYQLDLKPEAEYLGITAVNLAQQVRTAFFGSEVQRIQRGRDEVKVMVRYPESERRSLGSLQTMMIRTANGSEVPFDTVAEIVPGKSLPSIRRIDRKRIIEVRADADTLVTDTESIQFDLLDVYLPELVATKYPGMEFGLQGYAADNRDNMMEIVVGIFVILGAVYALLAIPFRSYVQPLIVMSAIPFGVVGALLGHWIMAKVFGWNGGDPIMTMQSIFGMMALSGVVVNDSLVMVHFMNAKTKEGMPLGEAVRLSGVRRFRPILLTSATTFFGLCPLMFETSPQAAFLVPMAISLGWGIAFATAITLFLIPVLVLIYDDIKLAFCKLYNIDLNEHVEEEAGPLTQA; from the coding sequence ATGCATGGAATAATAGCCTGGTTTGCACGAAACGGAGTAGCCGCCAATTTGTTAATGGTGGCGATCGTTGCTGGTGGCATTTGGTCTGGGACGAACAAGATCATTCTGCAGCAATATCCTGAGTTTCCTATGCGTTTTATTACGGTGACAGTGCTGTATCCTGGGTCCACGCCGGGAGAAATTGAGCAGAGTATTCTTACGCGGCTTGAAGAAAATTTGTACGATATAGAAGGCATCAAGGAAATGCAGGCAACTGCTAACTCCAGTGTGGGAACTGTGATGTTGGAAATTGAAGACGGCTATAATCTCAGTGAAAAGCTGGATGAGGTCACGAATCGCGTATCTACGATTAGGACTTTCCCCCCCGAGGCCGAGCGGCCTCAGATCAGTTTGGCTTCTCGTTCTGAACGTGTCATCACCATCGTTCTTGCGGGAGATTTAAGTGAGAAGGAAGTAAAGACCCTGGGAGAGCAGCTCCGGGACGAAGTGTCCAACATTCCTGGTATTTCTTTGACTTCATTAAAAGCGGTCCGCCCCTACGAAATTGCGATTGAAGTATCCGAGGCGACACTGCTCCAATACGGATTGACATTTGATCAGATCATTCGGGCAATTCGAACGTCCTCTGTCGATTTATCCGCAGGTAGTGTAAAGACTGAGACAGGTCGTATTCTTCTGCGTACCAACGAACAAGCATACAACCGCGAGGATTTTGCATCTATTACGCTTCTGACACGTGAAGATGGAACCAGGCTCAAGTTAGGAGACATCGCTGAGGTCCGTGACGATTTTGATGAGACTCCTATTGTTGCGCATTTCAATGGTGGGCGTGCCATTGCAATAGATGTATTTAGAACGGGGTCACAAAATATTATCGAGATTGGAGAAAACGTAAAAGAGTGGATAGTTACAAAACAGGTACAATTGCCCGAGGGAATTCATTTATCCTACTGGGATGACGATACTGAGAGAATCAAAGTTCGTCTAAGCACCTTAAGGAATAGTGCTATAATGGGATATGTGTTGGTGCTGATTATTCTTTCTATGTTTCTCAGGCCGTCGTTAGCATTCTGGGTAGCAATGGGTATTCCCATCGCATTTGGAGGAGCATTCCTGGTGATGCCGTTTTTGGGATTAAGTATAAACATTGTTACCTTGATGGCCTTTATTACAACTTTGGGGATAGTCGTAGACGACGCCATAGTCACTGGGGAAAATGTGTTTCAGAGAATGCAGCGCGGGGAAAACCCCCTGACCGCATCGATCAAAGGAACGCAGGAAGTGGCCGTTCCTGTAATCTTTGGTGTTATAACCACGATGGTATCATTTTATCCCCTGATGATGATGTCTGGATTTATGGGGAGTTTTTTCAGCAACATTCCCATGGTTGTAATTCCGGTTTTATTTTTCTCGTTAATCGAATCGAAGCTTATTCTACCAGCACACCTGAAGCACTGCACGCATCTTGCAGACCGGGAGCAGAAACTAAATATCTTTAGCCGTTTTCAACGATTCTTTTCCAATGGTTTAGAAAGGTTTATCCTAAAGTCTTATAAACCGATGCTCAACTGGGCTCTCAAAAATCGTTATGTTTCTGTATCTCTATTTGTAGGCTTTCTCCTGATATTCGTGGCTTTGGTTTTAGGTGAGCGAATCGGTTTTCGGACCTTTCCTAACATTCCTTCAGACACTACAACCATCACGCTTCAAATGCCGGCAGGTACCTCGTTTGAAAAGACATTGGAAAAAGTTGGGATGATTGAAGATGTGGCTCTAAAGTTAAAAGATGAGGTGAACGAAAGATTCGGAGAGACGGTAGTTCTAAATGTATTTGCTACCGCCGGAGGCCAACCGTTCGGCCGTGGGCGCGGAGGATCTGGTGGTCCCGTTGCTGGCATTGCGGAAATGGGGGAGCTCCTCATAGAATTAACACCTTCTGAAACTCGGGATTCAGCTTACAGTGGTAGAGAGCTGGTAGCTGATTTGCGTCAGCTGGTTCCTCCCATTCCGGAAGCTGAACAATTAAATTTTTCCTTTTCCCGATTTGATTCCGGCGCAGCCGTTGGCATTGAACTCATTCATCCCAATATTGATATGCTCAAAACTGCTTCGGCAGAGTTGCAGAGAAAACTGGCTTCTTATGATGGATTTTACGACATCGAAGACTCCTATGAGCGCGCCAGCGAAGAGTACCAGCTGGACCTTAAACCTGAGGCCGAGTATCTGGGGATTACGGCTGTTAACTTGGCACAGCAAGTTAGAACCGCATTTTTTGGATCGGAAGTACAACGCATTCAACGGGGGCGTGATGAAGTGAAGGTTATGGTTCGTTATCCTGAAAGCGAACGTCGATCCCTCGGTTCACTTCAAACGATGATGATTCGAACGGCGAATGGTTCTGAAGTTCCGTTTGATACGGTTGCTGAAATTGTCCCAGGAAAAAGTCTACCCTCCATCCGGCGTATTGATAGAAAACGGATTATTGAGGTAAGAGCTGATGCCGACACCTTGGTAACCGATACTGAATCAATTCAGTTCGATTTATTGGACGTATATTTACCAGAGTTAGTGGCAACGAAATATCCTGGAATGGAATTTGGTCTGCAAGGGTATGCGGCAGATAATCGTGACAATATGATGGAAATTGTTGTCGGCATCTTTGTAATTCTCGGGGCCGTATATGCTCTGTTAGCCATCCCATTTCGAAGTTACGTGCAGCCTTTGATAGTTATGTCAGCGATTCCATTTGGTGTCGTAGGAGCCTTGTTGGGACACTGGATAATGGCCAAGGTTTTTGGTTGGAACGGCGGTGATCCAATCATGACTATGCAATCGATATTCGGCATGATGGCCTTGTCGGGCGTGGTTGTGAATGATAGCCTTGTGATGGTTCATTTTATGAATGCGAAAACGAAAGAGGGTATGCCACTTGGTGAAGCTGTTCGTTTATCAGGTGTTAGACGCTTTCGGCCGATTTTGCTTACTTCTGCGACCACATTTTTTGGTTTATGTCCGCTTATGTTTGAAACAAGTCCTCAAGCAGCCTTTCTGGTACCAATGGCAATTTCCTTGGGTTGGGGTATTGCGTTCGCTACAGCCATCACGCTGTTTTTGATACCGGTTTTGGTTCTGATTTACGACGATATTAAACTGGCTTTCTGTAAATTGTATAACATCGATCTAAATGAACATGTGGAAGAGGAAGCTGGGCCACTGACCCAAGCTTAG
- a CDS encoding efflux RND transporter permease subunit — protein sequence MNGIIAWFARNGVAANLLMFAILAGGIWATSNKIILQEYPDRTYPYITVSVTYRGSTPGEIEQAIVTRLEEALYDIEGIKEMTGRASASAGSVMLEISEGYSLSEKLDEVTNRVSTIRTFPPEAERPQISLFSRSERVITMVLSGELSEKELTKLGEQIRDEVSNIPGITLAGLKAVRPYEIAIEISESTLQQYGLTFDQVTRAIRSSSVDLSAGSVKTDTGRILLRTNQQAYNREDFSSITLLTRSDGTKLQLGDLATVIDGFDETPIVSKYNGERAIAIDVFRSGLQNIIKIGDDVKEFLAIKQQQLPEGIKLSYWGDDSEKIKVRLNTLMDSAIMGFILVVIILSLFLRPTLAFWVAWGIPIAFAGTFLVLPFLGMSLNVITLMAFIMTLGIVVDDAIVTGENVFQRMQRGEKPLTASIKGTQEVAVPVIFGVITTMVAFFPIMMQSGVLGTIYSNIPKVVIPVLFFSLIESKLILPAHLKHCTHLADKTSKQNFFSRLQRFFADGLERFILKYYRPVLNWALINRYISTSVFIGFLLIFVALVLGERIGYRRYATTAQDTTNITLKMPAGTTFEVTQKKVDLIESVALKLKKDVNERFGTTVIQNVFATSGGHPFGNSYSRAGELTVGQAESGEVIIELTPSETRDANYGSRDLVSEMRQLVPPIPEAEQLSFSFERWNSGSAITIELSHPNVEMLKEASADLQRKLASFEGLFDITDSYEKANEEYELDLKPEAEYLGVTATNLAQQVRTAFFGSEAQRIQRGRDEIRVMVRYPESERRSLGSLQAMMIRTANGTEVPFETVATIVPGKSLPSIQRVDRKRVIQVSADGDTTELDIESMETEILEEYLPELVATKYPGLHFGVRGFSAVARDNQREMIVGIYFILAVIYALLAIPFRSYFQPIIVMSAIPFGVVGAIMGHYIMAKVFGFNGGDPIITQRSIFGMMALSGVVVNDSLVMVHFMNARLKEGMPLNEAVRLAGVKRFRPILLTSLTTFFGLAPLMFETSPQAVDLVPMVISLAWGIVFATAITLILIPVLVLVYNDIQKVFYKLYNIDPIDRGDEGDEILVKS from the coding sequence ATGAATGGAATAATCGCTTGGTTTGCCCGAAACGGTGTCGCTGCAAATTTGCTTATGTTTGCGATTCTTGCCGGTGGAATCTGGGCGACATCCAACAAAATCATTCTTCAGGAGTACCCGGATAGAACCTACCCCTACATCACTGTTTCCGTTACTTACCGCGGCTCTACGCCTGGAGAAATTGAGCAGGCTATCGTCACTCGACTTGAGGAAGCTCTCTACGATATCGAAGGCATTAAGGAAATGACCGGCAGAGCGAGTGCGAGTGCCGGATCGGTGATGCTGGAAATCTCAGAAGGTTACAGTCTGAGTGAGAAACTGGATGAGGTGACCAATCGTGTTTCCACTATCCGAACCTTTCCGCCCGAAGCCGAACGTCCGCAAATCAGTCTCTTTAGTCGAAGTGAACGCGTTATCACGATGGTTCTTTCCGGTGAATTAAGTGAGAAAGAACTAACGAAGCTGGGTGAGCAGATACGGGATGAAGTTTCCAATATCCCCGGAATTACTCTGGCTGGGCTGAAGGCCGTCCGTCCCTATGAGATTGCTATAGAAATTTCAGAATCCACTTTGCAACAGTATGGTCTTACCTTCGATCAGGTCACCCGGGCCATTCGCTCCTCTTCCGTTGATCTGTCAGCCGGAAGCGTTAAAACGGATACGGGTCGCATATTGCTTCGGACCAATCAACAGGCCTACAACCGTGAGGATTTCTCCTCTATCACTCTGCTGACCCGGTCCGACGGAACAAAATTACAACTGGGCGATTTAGCCACGGTTATCGATGGCTTTGATGAAACACCCATTGTGTCGAAATACAATGGGGAGCGTGCCATTGCGATCGATGTCTTCCGGTCAGGTCTGCAAAACATCATCAAAATAGGTGACGACGTGAAGGAGTTCCTCGCCATAAAACAGCAACAGCTTCCGGAAGGCATTAAATTGAGCTATTGGGGCGATGATTCTGAGAAAATCAAAGTACGGCTAAACACTCTCATGGATAGTGCCATTATGGGTTTCATTCTGGTGGTTATTATCCTTTCCCTTTTTCTCCGTCCTACGCTTGCGTTCTGGGTGGCGTGGGGAATTCCCATCGCATTTGCTGGTACGTTTTTAGTACTTCCGTTTTTGGGAATGTCTCTCAACGTCATTACCCTCATGGCCTTTATCATGACCTTGGGTATTGTGGTGGATGACGCCATTGTCACAGGTGAAAATGTGTTTCAACGCATGCAACGTGGCGAAAAGCCTCTTACTGCTTCGATAAAAGGAACACAGGAAGTGGCCGTTCCGGTTATATTTGGTGTGATTACAACCATGGTGGCGTTCTTCCCGATCATGATGCAATCAGGTGTATTAGGGACTATCTATTCGAACATCCCCAAAGTTGTCATCCCGGTTTTGTTTTTTTCTTTAATTGAATCCAAGTTGATTCTTCCAGCCCATTTGAAGCATTGCACTCATTTGGCCGATAAAACGTCGAAACAGAATTTTTTTTCCAGATTACAACGGTTTTTCGCGGATGGTCTGGAACGATTTATTCTAAAATATTACCGACCTGTGTTAAATTGGGCACTGATTAATCGGTATATATCCACCTCTGTATTTATAGGGTTTCTATTGATCTTTGTGGCACTCGTTTTAGGCGAGAGAATTGGATATCGCCGGTATGCCACTACCGCGCAGGATACAACCAATATCACCTTGAAAATGCCCGCGGGTACCACTTTTGAGGTAACTCAGAAAAAGGTGGATTTGATTGAATCGGTGGCTCTCAAATTGAAAAAGGATGTGAATGAACGCTTTGGAACTACGGTTATTCAAAACGTCTTCGCTACATCGGGAGGTCATCCATTTGGGAATTCGTATAGTCGGGCTGGAGAGCTCACAGTAGGGCAGGCAGAGTCGGGAGAGGTTATAATTGAACTGACTCCTTCGGAAACACGGGATGCGAATTACGGTAGTCGGGATTTGGTATCCGAAATGCGCCAACTGGTTCCGCCCATACCGGAGGCTGAGCAGTTGAGTTTTTCGTTTGAACGTTGGAATTCAGGTTCGGCTATTACCATAGAGCTGAGTCACCCTAATGTCGAAATGCTCAAGGAAGCCTCCGCGGACCTCCAACGAAAACTGGCTTCTTTTGAAGGTTTATTTGACATAACGGATTCCTATGAAAAGGCCAATGAGGAGTATGAATTGGACCTGAAACCCGAGGCTGAGTATCTTGGGGTAACAGCCACCAATCTGGCCCAACAGGTGCGGACGGCATTTTTTGGATCGGAGGCTCAACGTATCCAGCGTGGACGCGATGAAATTCGGGTGATGGTCCGCTACCCGGAATCGGAACGACGTTCCTTAGGGTCGCTTCAGGCCATGATGATTCGAACGGCCAATGGAACTGAAGTGCCATTTGAAACAGTAGCTACCATCGTTCCGGGCAAGAGCCTGCCATCTATTCAACGGGTCGACCGCAAGCGCGTGATCCAGGTAAGTGCTGATGGTGATACGACGGAGCTGGACATCGAATCGATGGAAACGGAAATCCTCGAAGAATATTTACCTGAGCTGGTTGCCACCAAGTATCCGGGTCTGCATTTCGGTGTACGGGGTTTTTCTGCGGTTGCCCGTGACAATCAACGGGAAATGATCGTAGGAATTTATTTCATTTTGGCGGTCATCTATGCGCTGCTGGCTATTCCCTTTAGAAGCTACTTTCAGCCGATTATAGTGATGTCAGCCATTCCGTTCGGGGTGGTAGGAGCGATAATGGGCCATTACATTATGGCTAAGGTCTTCGGCTTCAACGGCGGGGATCCCATTATTACCCAACGGTCTATCTTTGGCATGATGGCTCTTTCCGGAGTAGTGGTGAACGACAGTCTGGTCATGGTTCACTTCATGAACGCTCGCCTGAAGGAAGGTATGCCTCTCAATGAAGCGGTTCGTCTTGCCGGAGTTAAACGCTTTCGTCCCATTCTACTCACCTCATTGACCACCTTCTTTGGATTGGCACCCTTGATGTTTGAAACCAGTCCTCAAGCTGTTGATCTGGTTCCCATGGTCATTTCCCTGGCCTGGGGTATTGTGTTTGCCACTGCGATCACACTTATTCTCATACCCGTGCTCGTATTGGTCTATAACGATATTCAAAAGGTATTTTATAAACTCTACAACATCGATCCCATTGATCGTGGCGATGAGGGAGATGAGATACTGGTTAAAAGCTAG